The proteins below come from a single Serratia ficaria genomic window:
- a CDS encoding FecCD family ABC transporter permease, translated as MSVSTDPATGAKGQPEVNVMGRYQHILRHRLLIMGVLALAILGSLLLDFTMGPSGLSLSSLWQTLIDPAAADAGTRVIVWDIRLPYALMAVVVGFALGLAGAEMQTILNNPLASPFTLGVSSAAAFGAALAIVLGIGIPGIPDQWFISANAFIFALFAALMLDGITRWTRVATSGVVLFGIALVFTFNALVSMMQFIASEDTLQGLVFWTMGSLARASWDKLGILLGVFAVLLPLSMMSSWKLTALRLGEDRAVSFGIDVRRLRLTTLLRISVLSALAVAFVGPIGFIGLVAPHIARMIFGEDHRFYLPASALIGALVLSMASVASKNLVPGVIIPVGIVTSLVGVPFFLSIILRHRGNV; from the coding sequence ATGAGCGTATCCACCGATCCCGCCACCGGCGCCAAGGGGCAACCCGAGGTCAACGTGATGGGGCGTTATCAGCATATTCTTCGTCACCGCTTACTGATTATGGGCGTGCTGGCCCTGGCGATCCTCGGCTCGCTGCTGCTGGACTTCACCATGGGGCCATCCGGGCTCTCGCTGTCCTCGCTGTGGCAAACGCTGATCGACCCGGCGGCGGCGGACGCCGGCACCCGCGTGATCGTATGGGATATTCGCTTGCCCTACGCGCTGATGGCGGTGGTGGTGGGCTTTGCGCTCGGCCTGGCCGGCGCCGAAATGCAAACCATCCTGAATAACCCGCTGGCCAGCCCCTTTACCCTGGGGGTCTCTTCCGCCGCGGCCTTTGGCGCCGCGCTGGCCATCGTGCTGGGCATCGGCATTCCGGGCATCCCCGACCAGTGGTTCATTTCCGCCAACGCCTTTATTTTCGCGCTGTTCGCCGCGCTGATGCTGGACGGCATCACGCGCTGGACGCGGGTGGCCACCTCCGGCGTGGTGCTGTTCGGCATTGCGCTGGTGTTTACCTTCAACGCGCTGGTGTCGATGATGCAGTTCATCGCCAGCGAAGACACGCTGCAGGGCCTGGTGTTCTGGACCATGGGCAGCCTGGCGCGGGCCTCGTGGGACAAGCTGGGCATTCTGCTCGGCGTTTTCGCCGTGCTGCTGCCGCTGTCGATGATGAGCTCGTGGAAGCTGACCGCGCTGCGCCTGGGGGAAGACCGGGCGGTAAGTTTCGGTATTGACGTGCGTCGCCTGCGCCTGACCACGCTGCTGCGCATCAGCGTCCTTTCCGCGCTGGCGGTGGCTTTTGTCGGCCCGATCGGCTTTATCGGCCTGGTGGCGCCGCACATCGCCCGCATGATTTTTGGCGAAGATCACCGCTTCTACCTGCCGGCCAGCGCCCTGATTGGCGCGCTGGTGCTGTCGATGGCGTCGGTGGCGTCGAAAAATCTGGTGCCCGGCGTCATCATTCCGGTCGGCATCGTCACCTCGCTGGTGGGCGTGCCGTTCTTCCTGAGCATTATTCTGCGCCACCGGGGGAATGTATGA